Proteins encoded within one genomic window of Blattabacterium cuenoti:
- a CDS encoding transketolase family protein, with amino-acid sequence MKLYENKGLKETRAGFGNALTFLGKKNKKIVALCADLTNSLFMNQFSKEFPERFFQIGIAEANMISIAAGLSIGKYIPFAGTFANFATSRVYDQIRQSIAYSCKNVKICASHSGLTLGEDGATHQSLEDIGMMKMLPGMTVINTCDYNQTYAATLAIADYSGPVYFRFGRPSVANFTELNQKFEIGKAIILTKGKDITIISTGHLVWESLEAARILYEEEKINCEVINIHTIKPLDEKTILNSIKKTKCVVTAEEHNYLGGLGESVARIITTNTNQKKHPVYQSIVAVNDTFGESGKPMELLKKYKIDRKSIINHVKKILVLKKKNQYINHK; translated from the coding sequence ATGAAATTATATGAAAATAAAGGATTGAAAGAAACTAGAGCTGGATTTGGAAATGCTTTGACTTTTTTAGGAAAAAAAAATAAAAAAATTGTTGCATTGTGTGCGGATCTTACTAACTCTTTATTTATGAATCAATTTTCTAAAGAATTTCCTGAACGTTTTTTCCAAATTGGAATTGCAGAAGCAAATATGATAAGCATAGCAGCTGGACTTAGCATTGGAAAATATATTCCTTTTGCTGGAACATTTGCTAATTTTGCCACATCTAGAGTCTATGACCAGATACGTCAATCCATTGCTTATTCTTGTAAAAATGTAAAAATATGTGCCTCACATTCTGGATTAACTTTAGGAGAAGATGGAGCTACACATCAAAGTCTAGAAGATATTGGAATGATGAAAATGCTTCCTGGAATGACCGTTATAAATACTTGTGATTACAATCAAACTTACGCCGCCACTTTAGCGATAGCTGATTACTCAGGTCCTGTTTATTTCCGTTTTGGACGTCCTTCTGTCGCTAATTTTACAGAATTGAATCAAAAATTTGAGATTGGAAAAGCAATTATTTTAACAAAAGGAAAAGATATCACTATCATTAGTACAGGGCATTTAGTCTGGGAATCATTGGAAGCAGCTAGAATATTATACGAAGAAGAAAAAATTAATTGTGAAGTAATTAATATTCATACAATAAAACCATTAGATGAGAAAACGATCTTAAATTCTATTAAGAAAACAAAATGTGTTGTTACTGCAGAAGAACATAATTATTTAGGAGGATTAGGAGAGAGTGTTGCTAGAATTATTACGACCAATACTAACCAAAAAAAACATCCTGTTTATCAAAGTATAGTTGCAGTAAATGATACTTTTGGAGAAAGTGGAAAACCAATGGAATTGTTAAAGAAATATAAAATCGATCGTAAATCAATCATAAATCATGTAAAAAAAATATTAGTTCTAAAAAAAAAGAATCAATATATCAATCATAAATAA
- the murI gene encoding glutamate racemase: protein MIKVPSSPIGIFDSGIGGLLIAKEIQIHMPNEWIIYFGDTENMPYGNKSKEFIRKYSMRIASFLYKKKCKAIVVACNTIVSNALNNIQEEFGRKLLIFNVIEPIIKNKTLISSIKRIGIMGTPATIRSNFFIKEIKKYFHHLDLENVIQQIATPLLAPIIENGFEKKNMNPIVEFYLNRFQSIDTLLLACTHYLFIKNEINNFFHGKVHIIDVQKIVVQYIQKKLYDNNLLYLNNSNKNTISIQKTWNDDDPLHPPIFYTTSNSVSSFFKEQVKILFGKKVFFKTHIFNFFLFVHLLQIK from the coding sequence ATGATAAAAGTTCCATCATCTCCAATTGGAATATTTGATTCTGGAATTGGCGGACTTCTTATAGCTAAGGAAATTCAAATTCATATGCCTAATGAATGGATTATTTATTTTGGAGATACTGAAAATATGCCTTATGGAAATAAATCTAAAGAATTTATTAGAAAATATTCAATGAGAATTGCTTCTTTTCTATACAAAAAAAAGTGTAAAGCGATAGTGGTAGCTTGTAATACAATAGTATCCAATGCTTTAAATAATATTCAAGAAGAATTTGGGAGAAAATTATTAATATTTAATGTTATAGAACCTATAATAAAAAATAAGACATTAATTTCTTCTATAAAAAGAATAGGAATAATGGGAACTCCTGCTACTATACGTTCAAATTTTTTTATAAAAGAAATAAAAAAATATTTTCATCATCTAGATTTAGAGAATGTAATTCAACAAATAGCTACTCCTTTGTTAGCTCCTATTATTGAAAATGGATTTGAAAAAAAAAATATGAATCCTATCGTTGAATTTTATTTAAATCGTTTTCAATCAATAGACACATTATTGTTAGCTTGCACTCATTATCTATTTATAAAAAATGAAATAAATAATTTTTTTCACGGAAAAGTTCATATAATTGATGTACAAAAGATAGTCGTTCAGTATATACAAAAAAAATTATATGATAATAATTTATTATATCTTAATAACTCTAATAAAAATACTATTTCTATTCAAAAAACATGGAATGATGATGATCCTCTTCATCCTCCTATCTTTTATACTACATCTAATTCTGTTTCTTCTTTCTTTAAAGAACAAGTTAAAATTCTTTTTGGAAAAAAAGTTTTTTTTAAAACACATATTTTTAATTTTTTCTTATTTGTGCATCTATTACAGATAAAGTAG
- the smpB gene encoding SsrA-binding protein SmpB: MSILNKKARFQYQFIEEYIAGIQLFGTEIKSIRQNKANITESFCQIKNGELYSINMYISEYKFGTNWNHKSRRERKLLLNKKELMRIEKKLKNPGLTVIPTKLFINEKGFVKLQIVLAKGKKVYDKRESIRKKEMIRELMKKKISY, translated from the coding sequence ATGAGTATTTTAAATAAAAAAGCAAGATTTCAATATCAATTTATTGAAGAATATATAGCTGGTATACAATTATTTGGTACTGAAATTAAGTCTATAAGACAAAATAAAGCAAATATCACGGAAAGTTTTTGTCAAATAAAAAATGGAGAATTATATTCTATTAATATGTATATATCTGAATACAAATTTGGAACAAATTGGAATCATAAAAGCAGAAGAGAAAGAAAATTATTGTTAAATAAAAAAGAATTAATGAGGATAGAAAAAAAATTAAAAAATCCTGGATTAACTGTAATTCCTACTAAATTATTTATTAATGAGAAGGGATTTGTAAAATTACAAATAGTTTTAGCAAAAGGAAAAAAAGTATATGATAAACGTGAATCTATACGAAAAAAAGAAATGATTCGTGAATTAATGAAAAAGAAAATAAGTTATTAA
- a CDS encoding OmpA family protein: MKNVNFFIITLFIFLSFFSFLFSQSYTKKYKWFIKIRSHDINYYPIPKNRSIFTAKSTLLDFFEKKNNTINPFFSDVEIGYFFNRRIGFYLNSMLGMVDNQRWNKMDYFFVKFIHGMNIHLFSKYKIDPYLRLGGGYHQYNYENSMLKLKTDNSNFYKLNQKHFVLFNGGLGINFWIVSNVGLNVQSDYNYVISYLSKDYLNFWGHSVGLTFRFGNNDDHYDDDYIKIKKNEKEKQKENKEITDIEKEKKEENTTSTTTLSSPLDLKEKTLTNTTSTTTLSSPLDLKEKKEENTTSTTTLSSPLDLKEKKEENTTSTTTLSSPLDLKEKKEENTTSTTTLSSPLDLKEKKEENTTSTTTLSSPLDLKEKKEENTTSTTTLSSPLDLKEKKEENTTSTTTLSSPLDLKEKKEENTTSTTTLSSPLDLKEKKEENTTSTTTLSSPLDLKEKKEENTTSTTTLSSPLDLKEKKEENTTSTTTLSSPLDLKEKKEENTTSTTTLSSPLDLKEKKEENTTSTTTLSSPLDLKEKKEENTTSTTTLSSPLDLKEKKEENTTSTTTLSSPLDLKEKKEENTTSTTTLSSPLDLKEKKEENTTSTTTLSSPLDLKEKKEENTTSTTTLSSPLDLKEKKEENTTSTTTLSSPLDLKEKKEENTTSTTTLSSPLDLKEKKEENTTSTTTLSSPLDLKEKKEENTTSTTTLSSPLDLKEKKEENTTSTTTLSSPLDLKEKKEENTTSTTTLSSPLDLKEKKEENTTSTTTLSSPLDLKEKKEENTTSTTTLSSPLDLKEKKEENTTSTTTLSSPLDLKEKKEENTTSTTTLSSPLDLKEKKEENTTSTTTLSSPLDLKEKKEENTTSTTTLSSPLDLKEKKEENTTSTTTLSSPLDLKEKKEENTTSTTTLSSPLDLKEKKEENTTSTTTLSSPLDLKEKKEENTTSTTTLSSPLDLKEKKEENTTSTTTLSSPLDLKEKKEENTTSTTTLSSPLDLKEKKEENTTSTTTLSSPLDLKEKTLTIPDNEKNCCEGEEDQDEDRIPDKKDLCPDQFGLKKFHGCPDTDSDNIPDYEDKCPKEFGRRKNNGCPNQNIIFRPILFNTGQHTLSSNSISILNEAAEIMIKKIPNSKFYIIGCTDIHGKSSFNKTLAMKRASSVFKFLVSKGVSPYRIKMKRFIKCKNKGKRVEIIIKK; the protein is encoded by the coding sequence ATGAAAAACGTCAATTTTTTTATTATTACTTTATTTATTTTTCTTTCATTTTTTTCGTTTTTATTTTCTCAATCTTATACTAAAAAGTATAAATGGTTTATTAAAATAAGATCGCATGATATAAATTATTATCCTATTCCTAAAAATAGATCTATTTTTACTGCCAAATCAACTTTATTAGATTTTTTTGAAAAAAAAAACAATACAATTAATCCTTTTTTTTCCGATGTAGAAATCGGATATTTTTTCAATAGAAGAATAGGTTTTTATTTGAATAGTATGTTAGGAATGGTTGATAATCAGAGATGGAATAAAATGGATTATTTTTTTGTGAAATTCATTCATGGAATGAATATTCATCTATTTTCAAAATATAAAATTGATCCTTATTTGAGATTAGGAGGAGGATATCATCAATATAATTACGAAAATAGCATGTTAAAATTAAAAACTGACAATTCAAATTTCTATAAGTTAAATCAAAAACATTTTGTTCTGTTTAATGGAGGATTGGGAATAAATTTTTGGATTGTTTCTAATGTGGGGTTAAATGTTCAAAGTGATTACAATTATGTTATTTCATATCTTTCTAAAGACTATTTGAATTTTTGGGGACATTCTGTGGGATTAACATTTCGTTTTGGAAACAATGATGATCATTATGATGATGATTATATTAAAATTAAAAAAAATGAAAAGGAAAAACAAAAAGAAAATAAAGAAATTACTGATATAGAAAAAGAAAAAAAAGAAGAAAATACTACTTCTACTACGACACTTTCTTCCCCTCTTGACCTTAAAGAAAAAACACTTACTAATACTACTTCTACTACGACACTTTCTTCCCCTCTTGACCTTAAAGAAAAAAAAGAAGAAAATACTACTTCTACTACGACACTTTCTTCCCCTCTTGACCTTAAAGAAAAAAAAGAAGAAAATACTACTTCTACTACGACACTTTCTTCCCCTCTTGACCTTAAAGAAAAAAAAGAAGAAAATACTACTTCTACTACGACACTTTCTTCCCCTCTTGACCTTAAAGAAAAAAAAGAAGAAAATACTACTTCTACTACGACACTTTCTTCCCCTCTTGACCTTAAAGAAAAAAAAGAAGAAAATACTACTTCTACTACGACACTTTCTTCCCCTCTTGACCTTAAAGAAAAAAAAGAAGAAAATACTACTTCTACTACGACACTTTCTTCCCCTCTTGACCTTAAAGAAAAAAAAGAAGAAAATACTACTTCTACTACGACACTTTCTTCCCCTCTTGACCTTAAAGAAAAAAAAGAAGAAAATACTACTTCTACTACGACACTTTCTTCCCCTCTTGACCTTAAAGAAAAAAAAGAAGAAAATACTACTTCTACTACGACACTTTCTTCCCCTCTTGACCTTAAAGAAAAAAAAGAAGAAAATACTACTTCTACTACGACACTTTCTTCCCCTCTTGACCTTAAAGAAAAAAAAGAAGAAAATACTACTTCTACTACGACACTTTCTTCCCCTCTTGACCTTAAAGAAAAAAAAGAAGAAAATACTACTTCTACTACGACACTTTCTTCCCCTCTTGACCTTAAAGAAAAAAAAGAAGAAAATACTACTTCTACTACGACACTTTCTTCCCCTCTTGACCTTAAAGAAAAAAAAGAAGAAAATACTACTTCTACTACGACACTTTCTTCCCCTCTTGACCTTAAAGAAAAAAAAGAAGAAAATACTACTTCTACTACGACACTTTCTTCCCCTCTTGACCTTAAAGAAAAAAAAGAAGAAAATACTACTTCTACTACGACACTTTCTTCCCCTCTTGACCTTAAAGAAAAAAAAGAAGAAAATACTACTTCTACTACGACACTTTCTTCCCCTCTTGACCTTAAAGAAAAAAAAGAAGAAAATACTACTTCTACTACGACACTTTCTTCCCCTCTTGACCTTAAAGAAAAAAAAGAAGAAAATACTACTTCTACTACGACACTTTCTTCCCCTCTTGACCTTAAAGAAAAAAAAGAAGAAAATACTACTTCTACTACGACACTTTCTTCCCCTCTTGACCTTAAAGAAAAAAAAGAAGAAAATACTACTTCTACTACGACACTTTCTTCCCCTCTTGACCTTAAAGAAAAAAAAGAAGAAAATACTACTTCTACTACGACACTTTCTTCCCCTCTTGACCTTAAAGAAAAAAAAGAAGAAAATACTACTTCTACTACGACACTTTCTTCCCCTCTTGACCTTAAAGAAAAAAAAGAAGAAAATACTACTTCTACTACGACACTTTCTTCCCCTCTTGACCTTAAAGAAAAAAAAGAAGAAAATACTACTTCTACTACGACACTTTCTTCCCCTCTTGACCTTAAAGAAAAAAAAGAAGAAAATACTACTTCTACTACGACACTTTCTTCCCCTCTTGACCTTAAAGAAAAAAAAGAAGAAAATACTACTTCTACTACGACACTTTCTTCCCCTCTTGACCTTAAAGAAAAAAAAGAAGAAAATACTACTTCTACTACGACACTTTCTTCCCCTCTTGACCTTAAAGAAAAAAAAGAAGAAAATACTACTTCTACTACGACACTTTCTTCCCCTCTTGACCTTAAAGAAAAAAAAGAAGAAAATACTACTTCTACTACGACACTTTCTTCCCCTCTTGACCTTAAAGAAAAAAAAGAAGAAAATACTACTTCTACTACGACACTTTCTTCCCCTCTTGACCTTAAAGAAAAAAAAGAAGAAAATACTACTTCTACTACGACACTTTCTTCCCCTCTTGACCTTAAAGAAAAAAAAGAAGAAAATACTACTTCTACTACGACACTTTCTTCCCCTCTTGACCTTAAAGAAAAAAAAGAAGAAAATACTACTTCTACTACGACACTTTCTTCCCCTCTTGACCTTAAAGAAAAAAAAGAAGAAAATACTACTTCTACTACGACACTTTCTTCCCCTCTTGACCTTAAAGAAAAAAAAGAAGAAAATACTACTTCTACTACGACACTTTCTTCCCCTCTTGACCTTAAAGAAAAAACACTTACTATCCCAGATAATGAAAAAAATTGCTGTGAAGGAGAAGAAGATCAAGATGAAGATCGAATTCCAGATAAAAAAGATTTATGTCCTGATCAATTTGGATTAAAAAAATTTCATGGATGTCCTGATACAGATTCAGATAATATTCCAGATTATGAAGATAAATGTCCAAAAGAATTTGGAAGAAGGAAAAATAATGGATGTCCTAATCAGAATATAATTTTTAGACCTATTTTATTTAATACTGGTCAACATACATTATCTTCTAATTCTATTTCTATTCTTAATGAAGCAGCTGAAATTATGATAAAAAAAATTCCTAATTCAAAATTTTATATAATTGGATGCACAGATATTCATGGAAAATCTTCCTTTAACAAAACTTTAGCCATGAAAAGAGCTTCTTCCGTTTTTAAATTTTTAGTTTCTAAAGGAGTATCTCCTTATAGGATAAAAATGAAAAGATTTATAAAATGTAAAAATAAAGGAAAACGTGTTGAAATCATTATAAAAAAATAA
- the rpsT gene encoding 30S ribosomal protein S20: MANHLSAIKRIRQNHVRRLRNRYLYKSTRTAIKKLIKENKKEKFYKILSMIDKLAKRNIIHMNKAARLKNKLSKNFHLKK; the protein is encoded by the coding sequence ATGGCAAATCATTTATCTGCTATAAAAAGAATTAGGCAAAATCATGTCAGAAGGCTACGAAACAGATATCTGTATAAAAGTACAAGAACAGCTATTAAAAAATTAATAAAAGAAAATAAAAAAGAAAAATTTTACAAAATACTATCTATGATAGATAAGTTAGCTAAAAGAAATATAATCCATATGAATAAAGCTGCAAGGTTAAAAAACAAATTAAGTAAAAATTTTCATTTAAAGAAATGA
- a CDS encoding 3-phosphoshikimate 1-carboxyvinyltransferase — MSSYITIHKLENSLLYGSISITGSKSISNRLLILKAIYPNDIHIENLSNCQDTEILKKNLNDHIISNSLIDIHHAGTAMRFLTSYFSIQEGKKVILTGSNRMKERPISVLVDALKKLGSEIYYLEKVGYPPIKIIGKKILGGEIDINAKISSQYISSLMLIASKFDIGLKISLKEEITSIPYIKMTFDLLNQVGIKVSWKNKIIHIFPGKEKVKKCFSIESDWSSASYYYSMAAISKKCNIALKSYTHESLQGDKEVSFIYEKYFGISTIFSKKKIFLNKKSNFTPLKFIDLDLNKTPDIAQTLVVTCASLGIKCILKGLETLKIKETDRLQALKNELFKLGIKIHITNSSLEIKDFFSKKINSFIRIKTYQDHRMAMSFSPLGLCYSLQIEEPDVVDKSYPDFWKDLKHLGFSIDYFDN, encoded by the coding sequence ATGTCTTCTTATATTACTATTCATAAACTAGAAAATTCTTTACTATATGGTTCTATATCTATAACAGGATCTAAAAGTATATCGAATCGTCTTTTAATTTTAAAAGCTATTTATCCAAATGATATTCATATAGAAAATCTTTCTAATTGTCAGGATACAGAAATTTTAAAAAAAAATTTGAATGATCATATTATTTCTAATTCTTTAATAGATATTCATCATGCGGGAACGGCCATGCGTTTTCTAACTTCTTATTTTTCTATACAAGAAGGAAAAAAAGTAATTTTAACAGGATCCAATAGAATGAAAGAGAGACCTATATCCGTTCTTGTAGATGCTTTAAAAAAATTAGGTTCAGAAATTTATTATTTAGAAAAAGTAGGATACCCTCCAATAAAAATTATTGGAAAAAAAATATTAGGAGGGGAAATTGATATTAATGCAAAAATTAGTAGTCAATATATTAGTTCCTTGATGTTAATAGCCAGTAAATTCGATATAGGATTGAAAATTTCTTTAAAAGAAGAAATTACATCTATTCCATATATCAAAATGACTTTTGACTTATTAAATCAAGTAGGAATAAAAGTTTCTTGGAAGAACAAGATAATTCATATTTTTCCAGGAAAAGAAAAAGTTAAAAAATGTTTTTCTATAGAATCAGATTGGAGTTCTGCTTCATATTACTATTCTATGGCCGCTATATCAAAAAAATGCAATATAGCTTTAAAATCATACACTCATGAAAGTCTACAAGGAGACAAAGAAGTCTCTTTCATTTACGAAAAATATTTTGGAATATCCACTATTTTTAGTAAAAAAAAAATTTTTCTAAATAAAAAATCCAATTTTACTCCATTAAAATTTATTGATTTAGATTTAAATAAAACTCCAGATATTGCACAAACTCTTGTGGTCACTTGTGCATCATTAGGGATAAAATGTATATTAAAAGGATTAGAAACATTAAAAATCAAAGAAACAGATAGATTACAAGCATTAAAAAATGAATTATTCAAATTAGGAATAAAAATACATATTACAAATTCTTCTTTAGAAATAAAAGACTTTTTTTCAAAGAAAATAAATTCATTTATAAGAATAAAAACTTATCAAGATCACAGAATGGCTATGTCTTTTTCTCCACTTGGATTATGTTATTCTCTTCAAATAGAGGAACCAGATGTTGTCGATAAATCATATCCTGATTTTTGGAAAGATTTAAAACATTTAGGATTTTCAATTGATTATTTTGACAATTGA
- a CDS encoding C40 family peptidase: MLFYYHFFSIPLFGGGNIKYNQKKYEKISFRKKKQKPFLYSDKKKSIKNHFLYSDKKKSIKNHFLYSDKKKSIKNHFLYSDKKKSIKNHYPILDNKLLFKKKTDSIIQIAKDYIDTPYKYGGTNKKGIDCSAFIKNIFYSHKILLPRVSYHQAKKGFFVPKKKIEKGDLLFFATGISKKINHVGMVIHVENHKSIFFIHASTSNGVTISQLYQKYWNNKFITARRILQLSK, translated from the coding sequence GTGTTGTTCTATTATCATTTTTTTTCTATCCCTTTATTTGGTGGTGGGAATATAAAATATAATCAGAAAAAATATGAAAAAATTTCTTTTAGAAAAAAAAAACAAAAACCATTCTTATACTCAGACAAGAAAAAATCAATCAAAAATCATTTCTTATACTCAGACAAGAAAAAATCAATCAAAAATCATTTCTTATACTCAGACAAGAAAAAATCAATCAAAAATCATTTCTTATACTCAGACAAGAAAAAATCAATCAAAAATCATTATCCAATTTTGGATAACAAACTTCTTTTTAAAAAAAAAACTGATTCTATTATTCAAATAGCTAAAGACTATATAGATACTCCATATAAATATGGAGGGACCAACAAAAAAGGAATTGATTGTTCTGCTTTCATAAAAAATATTTTTTATTCTCACAAAATATTATTGCCACGTGTGTCTTACCACCAAGCTAAAAAAGGTTTTTTCGTCCCAAAAAAGAAAATAGAAAAAGGAGATCTATTATTTTTTGCAACAGGAATCTCTAAAAAAATTAATCATGTGGGAATGGTGATTCATGTTGAAAATCATAAAAGTATATTTTTTATTCATGCTTCTACATCAAACGGAGTAACAATTTCTCAATTATATCAAAAATATTGGAATAATAAATTTATTACAGCAAGAAGAATTCTTCAATTGTCAAAATAA
- a CDS encoding transketolase, whose protein sequence is MNVNDLKDLCTQVRRDILRMINNANSGHPGGSLGCTEYLVALYKEIMSFNPKKFTMNGKGEDLFFLSNGHISPVYYSILARTGFFSIKELSTFRKLNSRLQGHPSVQKGLPGIRISSGSLGQGMSVAIGAALSKKLSKEFNKIVYSLHGDGELNEGQIWEAVLYAGAKHIDNYIATVDYNRQQIDGPTDKVLSLGNLKKKFESFDWIVLEELKGNHIEKVINVLKKAKNEIGKRKPILIILHTQMGYGVDFMKGNHLWHGKSPNQEELEKALSQLPVPDSLGDFPITKMKNYEII, encoded by the coding sequence ATGAATGTAAATGATTTAAAGGATTTATGTACTCAAGTAAGAAGAGATATTTTAAGAATGATCAATAACGCTAATTCAGGACATCCTGGTGGATCTTTGGGATGTACAGAATATTTGGTAGCTTTATATAAAGAAATTATGTCTTTCAATCCTAAAAAATTTACTATGAATGGGAAAGGAGAAGATCTTTTTTTTCTATCAAACGGACATATATCTCCTGTTTATTATAGTATATTAGCTCGTACAGGTTTCTTTTCCATAAAAGAATTATCAACTTTCAGAAAATTAAATTCTCGTTTACAGGGACATCCTTCTGTACAAAAAGGTCTTCCAGGAATACGAATTTCTTCTGGATCCTTAGGACAAGGAATGTCCGTTGCCATTGGAGCAGCATTATCAAAAAAACTCAGTAAAGAATTTAATAAAATAGTTTATAGTTTACATGGAGACGGAGAATTAAATGAAGGACAAATATGGGAAGCTGTTTTATATGCAGGAGCTAAACATATAGATAATTATATAGCAACTGTAGATTACAATAGACAACAAATAGATGGACCTACTGATAAAGTATTATCTCTTGGAAATCTTAAAAAAAAATTTGAATCTTTTGATTGGATAGTTTTAGAAGAATTAAAAGGAAACCATATAGAAAAAGTTATTAATGTTTTAAAAAAAGCAAAAAATGAAATTGGGAAAAGAAAACCTATTTTAATTATTTTACATACCCAAATGGGGTATGGGGTCGATTTTATGAAAGGAAATCATTTATGGCATGGAAAATCTCCTAATCAAGAAGAATTGGAAAAAGCCCTTTCTCAACTTCCTGTTCCTGACAGTTTAGGAGATTTTCCAATAACAAAAATGAAAAATTATGAAATTATATGA
- the tatC gene encoding twin-arginine translocase subunit TatC encodes MKKEMPFLEHIEELRKHVIHSLCAIIIAMVLLMNNKHILFDYILFGPAKTDFITYRMFSKLENFLFKKKSIFHFSKNLEIQNRKIFGQFNTYVWTCFIGGIILSFPYVFYEFWKFIKPALSEKEKKYSQKIIAIVTFLFSLGIFFGYFVLCPFLIYFGYSFKISSFPRNVFDLSDYISLMMHSILSMGITFLFPVFIYFLTKIELLSYSFLKKYRKHAFLIIFIIASAITPGDILSTIIVLIPLIILYQLSLYISFSLSKKN; translated from the coding sequence ATGAAAAAAGAAATGCCATTTTTGGAACATATAGAAGAATTAAGAAAACATGTGATTCACAGTCTATGTGCTATTATAATAGCAATGGTTTTATTAATGAATAATAAACATATTCTATTTGATTATATTCTTTTTGGTCCTGCAAAAACGGATTTTATTACTTATCGCATGTTTTCCAAATTAGAAAATTTTTTATTCAAAAAAAAATCCATTTTCCATTTTTCTAAAAACTTGGAAATACAAAATAGAAAAATATTCGGTCAATTTAATACATATGTATGGACTTGTTTTATAGGAGGAATTATCTTGTCCTTTCCTTATGTTTTTTATGAATTTTGGAAGTTTATAAAACCTGCTCTTTCTGAGAAAGAAAAAAAATATTCTCAAAAAATCATTGCAATTGTTACATTTTTATTTTCATTAGGGATCTTTTTCGGTTATTTTGTGTTATGTCCGTTTTTAATTTATTTTGGTTATTCTTTTAAAATAAGTTCATTTCCAAGAAATGTATTTGATTTATCTGATTACATATCTCTTATGATGCATTCTATATTATCTATGGGAATTACTTTTCTTTTTCCAGTTTTTATATATTTCTTAACAAAAATAGAATTGTTATCTTATTCCTTTTTAAAAAAGTATAGAAAACATGCTTTTTTAATCATATTTATTATTGCTTCTGCAATTACTCCTGGAGATATTTTAAGCACAATAATTGTTTTAATTCCTTTGATTATTCTTTATCAATTGAGTCTTTATATTTCCTTTTCTCTTTCTAAGAAGAATTAA
- a CDS encoding nucleotide pyrophosphohydrolase — translation MEIKDIQKLVHHWILNHGVRYFNILTNTILLSEEVGEVSRIIARNYGEQSQKKECKKNNTIDDLGEELADVLFVLICLANQTGINLEESFNKKLKKKKIRDHKRHHNNEKLK, via the coding sequence TTGGAAATAAAAGATATACAAAAATTAGTTCATCATTGGATTCTAAATCATGGAGTACGTTATTTTAATATATTAACTAACACTATTTTATTGTCTGAAGAAGTAGGTGAAGTCTCTAGAATTATTGCAAGAAATTATGGAGAGCAATCTCAAAAAAAAGAATGCAAAAAGAATAATACAATAGATGATCTTGGAGAAGAATTAGCAGACGTCTTATTTGTCTTAATCTGTTTGGCAAATCAAACGGGAATTAATTTGGAAGAATCTTTTAATAAAAAGTTAAAAAAAAAGAAAATAAGAGATCATAAAAGACACCATAATAATGAAAAATTAAAATAA